The DNA segment ACCACTGACAGAGTGATTTAGCGATTTAAGTGTAAAGATTTGTTACAAAGCAAACAGAGGGTAGAAAACAAGGATTTACGCACATTTCTTTCCAGTCAAAACTGTAGTTAGCAGTCCCCGCATACCCCTCTCCCTGCCGGCGCAGCCTGGCTGCCGTTTCCAATGGCTTTAGGCAGCAGCAGCGCTGGGGGGGGACGGACTCGGCCCTCCCACGGCAAACTTCTGAGGGACCGATGCGACAGCAAAATCTTCCCGCGGCATCACCgggatcagcagcagcagcaggaccctgGGCTCGGGGGGATGCCCACAGGTGGGTGTCTGGGAGTAGCGCCCAGCACGTGCCGCGGCCACCCCAAAGGAACGCCGGCACGGGTTTTTGTGCGAGATACTCGCAGGGGGAAGCAGCTGCCGTACCCCTCAAACTGGGCCAGATGAGTACTTTTGCTCACGGACTTTTAGGGTCTTACTGTTAACAGGAAAAAGGCAGGTGTAGCGGCTTCACGGGCATTAAAGAGAATAGCGTCTAAAACAACACCCTCAACACAAaggaggcctttttttttttttttttaacaggatgcGCGGTTTATTATCGGGCGGGCTGGTATCAGTGAAACAGCTAAGCGTACTGCAGATGACCAACACGTCAGAAAGTAGAACTGAAGTTGTCTCTGACGAGGCACGACAGCGGGCGGCCCTGTCTCCAGACCTGGGGGAGCAGCGAGCCCCTGGGCAGCGCCTGCCTCCTGCTTCGCTGGGGGCTCCTCCATCGCCTGCCGGAAcgcaggcggggggaggctgcCCGCACACCCTGCCCACGTTCCGCCCGGCACGTCCCGCCGCTCTCGGCAGGTCCTTCCCGAGCCCCGGCTCGTACGAGCATCTTTCTTCACCGATCTCTTCACCCTCTGTATTTGAAGTCAGGTCAGTCAATTGGAGGGTAagttctgctgcagcagcagttctgcaggGATGTTAGGCAGAGAACGGGCTCTTCATTAGCTCCTGTTTCATTATCAGAACTGTTAATGAAGTTCAAACCGTGAGGTCCAAATTCTGCTTCAAGCTCTACATTCTACTCGCACTTATAGATAATTACATTAAAGTTAAGTAACTCTGTACACTTTGAAAAAGGACTGCGAGTATGCCGGTATGAGCCTGCATAGCCGTCCCAGTGATGTACGAAGGCAAATCTCAGTTAAGAACTAAACCAacagattttcttatttttacttctgcaaGCTGAATCCAGCTTTAGTACCAGGTTGAAAGAACCTGCCTGCGCGCACACACGCTTTCCCTGTCTCAGTGCTTCCATGAAATGCTTGTAAGACCAGCAGCCAAAGGTTTCAGCTTTCTGCACTCCTTGCACTtgccacaaacaaaaccagcaacctCGCCGCTGGCTCCCTCCCGCGATGCTGTCAAAGCGTTCCACCCAGCCGTTTGCATACCCTCCTTTTTTGCCACATCCGAGATGCCAACCCTCACCAAATCAGCTGGAAATTGAAAATTGTCCCAGCTATTTATTCTGAAAGGTAAACCTCCCAGGAGACGCAGAGTTTGCAAACACTTGTGTAAAGAACACTCGACTTTTATCCCCAGACTGTGCTGACCACGTGAATTAGTGCCCCTGGCACATTTTACCCAAGCCTAGGTCCAGTCCAGCATCAAGTTACAGCTCACAAAGAAGCTGTCTGAGAGCAGCATAGTTTCCCTCTAAGAACTACCATGGTGATCTTTTATTTACAATATTAGTAGGCAATAGGTTTTCCTGCTGTACTGTTGTGAGAGAACATCACTCCTGGTTTGCTGGACTCAGATTAGCAGAAGGAGGTCTCTTGTACAATAAGGTAACAAGTGCTTTTAGAAGAACACAATCAGCTTACGCGTATTCTATAGCATAAAGTTATCTACAAAAAATGGCACTGTACATTGGTGAATGCTCTCCCTAAGAGTTTCCTGCCCCCGTCTCCCACTACAAGAGGTCTCCTTATTCGTTCATTTGCGAGTGGTTGTCAACCTGCTCAAGAGCTGCCTTGTTTTTGCCATCAGCATCTCTCTGAAGTGGTCAcccattaagaaataaaaaacaggatTAATGGCGCTATTCAAAAACGCGATGGGTCTCGTGATGATGTAAATGGTGTTGATGATGCCCTGTGTGCACACAGAGACATTCAAGGCTGGTATTCGGGAAGCAAGTCGGACATTGCGCATTATGTGATAGGGAGTAAAGAGCAATGAGAAGGTAACCACTGCGAGGATGACTAAAGCAAGGGGTTTTTCAAGTGTCAGGAGAGAGCTGAGTTGCTCGCTCCTGGTTTTAAGGAAAAGAACCATCTTCACATAGAAGCAGCACATGACCACAAGAGGAATAAGGAACCCAAAGACAGTCAGGAACATGCTATAGATGAGGTTTTTCGCAGGGTCTCCAGAGCTTGCATAATCAAGACACTTGTACTTGGAGGCAGGCGCTATAGGCTCCAGGAAATACATCAACGGCAGCAGTTCCAGTACCACGCCGATCCATATGGCAACAGACACGATAAGGGCCGTTCTCCTCTTCTGTAGAAAATGTTCTCTGAAAGGGTATTTTATGAGCATGTATCGGTCAATACTGATGACGGTGAGGAAAAGGATGCTGCTGTACAGGTTTGCGTGCAGAAGGAATCTGTTGCTGTGGCACAAGATGGTCTCCTTTGCCCATTGGTCTCTGGAGTAGCTGTTCACAAGTATTGGAAGAGTACACAGAAATAATAAATCTGATAATGATAAATTGAACAGGTAGACATTGCcacttttccagtttttcaggcagaaaatatAGCCGAA comes from the Accipiter gentilis chromosome 6, bAccGen1.1, whole genome shotgun sequence genome and includes:
- the SUCNR1 gene encoding succinate receptor 1, whose translation is MPRQLPALGMAVNETDGCLLMNRALEKYYLSTMYSIEFILGFIGNTIVVFGYIFCLKNWKSGNVYLFNLSLSDLLFLCTLPILVNSYSRDQWAKETILCHSNRFLLHANLYSSILFLTVISIDRYMLIKYPFREHFLQKRRTALIVSVAIWIGVVLELLPLMYFLEPIAPASKYKCLDYASSGDPAKNLIYSMFLTVFGFLIPLVVMCCFYVKMVLFLKTRSEQLSSLLTLEKPLALVILAVVTFSLLFTPYHIMRNVRLASRIPALNVSVCTQGIINTIYIITRPIAFLNSAINPVFYFLMGDHFREMLMAKTRQLLSRLTTTRK